A single region of the Mustela lutreola isolate mMusLut2 chromosome 2, mMusLut2.pri, whole genome shotgun sequence genome encodes:
- the ADAMTS10 gene encoding A disintegrin and metalloproteinase with thrombospondin motifs 10 isoform X2, translating into MKWCENTQAGGWHVEPGDAAQAVNRGGGAVGAAGSRGWRETCGHVASMAPAYQILRWALTLGLGLTFEVIHAFQSQDEFLSSLESYEIAFPTRVDHNGALLAFSPPTPRRQRRGTGPAPESRLYYKVAAPSTHFLLNLTRSPRLLAGHVSVEYWTREGLAWQRAARPHCLYAGHLQGQAGSSHVAISTCGGLHGLIVADEEEYLIEPLKGGPKGAQGPEDSGPHVVYKRSSLRHPHLDTACGVRDEKPWKGRPWWLRTLKPPPARPLGNETERGQPGLKRSVSRERYVETLVVADKMMVAYHGRRDVEQYVLAIMNIVAKLFQDSSLGNIVNILVTRLILLTEDQPTLEITHHAGKSLDSFCKWQKSIVNRSGHGNAIPENGVANHDTAVLITRYDICIYRNKPCGTLGLAPVGGMCERERSCSINEDIGLATAFTIAHEIGHTFGMNHDGVGNSCGARGQDPAKLMAAHITMKTNPFVWSSCSRDYITSFLDSGLGLCLNNRPPRQDFVYPTVAPGQAYDADEQCRFQHGVKSRQCKYGEVCSELWCLSKSNRCITNSIPAAEGTLCQTHTIDKGWCYKRVCVPFGSRPEGVDGAWGPWTPWGDCSRTCGGGVSSSSRHCDSPRPTIGGKYCLGERRRHRSCNTDACSQERPHGLKPETQPAPQLAPNSHGSSAPSLKTVPRAPRTSGRCNAPNLTASLSVENSTRGRHTEEACSLTCLAEGFNFYTERAAAVVDGTPCRPDTVDICVSGECKHVGCDRVLGSDLREDKCRVCGGDGSACETIEGVFSPALPAAGYEEVVWIPKGSVHIFIQDLNLSLSHLALKGDQESLLLEGLPGTPQPHRLPLAGTTFQLRQGPDQTQSLEALGPINASLIVMVLARTELAALRYRFNAPIARDALPPYSWHYAPWTKCSAQCAGGSQVQAVECRNQLDSSAVAPHHCSAHSKLPKRQRACNTEPCPPDWVVGNWSRCSRSCDGGVRSRSVVCQRRVSAAEEKALDDSACPQPRPPVLEACQGPACPPEWAALDWSECTPSCGPGLRHRVVLCKSSDHRATLPPAHCPPAAKPPATMRCNLRRCPPARWVTGEWSECGIGQQQRAVRCSSHTGQPSRECAETLRPPSTQQCEAKCESAPPGDGPEECKDVNKVAYCPLVLKFQFCSRAYFRQMCCKTCHGR; encoded by the exons atgaaatggtgtGAAAACACTCAGGCCGGTGGCTGGCACGTA GAGCCCGGTGATGCTGCCCAGGCTGTGAACAGGGGAGGCGGTGCTGTGGGGGCTGCCGGCAGCCGGGGCTGGAGAGAGACATGTGGACACGTGGCCTCTATGGCTCCTGCCTACCAGATCCTCCGCTGGGCCCTTACCCTGGGGCTGGGCCTCACATTCGAAGTCATACACGCCTTCCAGTCTCAAG ATGAGTTCCTGTCCAGTCTGGAGAGCTATGAGATTGCGTTCCCCACGCGAGTGGACCACAATGGGGCCCTGCTGGCCTTCTCGCCCCCCACGCCCCGGAGGCAGCGTCGGGGCACAGGGCCAGCCCCAGAGTCCCGCCTCTACTACAAGGTGGCCGCACCCAGCACCCACTTCCTGCTGAACCTGACCCGCAGCCCCCGCCTTCTAGCAGGGCACGTCTCCGTGGAGTACTGGACACGGGAGGGCCTGGCCTGGCAGAGGGCTGCCCGGCCCCACTGCCTCTACGCCGGCCACCTGCAGGGTCAGGCTGGCAGCTCCCATGTGGCCATCAGCACCTGCGGGGGCCTG catgGCCTGATTGTGGCAGATGAAGAAGAATATTTGATCGAGCCCCTGAAAGGTGGGCCCAAaggggcccagggcccagaggACAGTGGCCCCCATGTGGTGTACAAGCGCTCCTCTCTGCGTCATCCCCACCTGGACACAGCCTGTGGAGTGAGAG ATGAGAAGCCATGGAAGGGGCGGCCGTGGTGGCTCCGTACCCTGAAGCCACCCCCCGCCAGGCCCCTGGGGAATGAGACAGAGCGTGGCCAGCCAGGCCTGAAGCGCTCCGTCAGCCGCGAGCGCTATGTGGAGACCCTGGTGGTGGCTGACAAGATGATGGTGGCCTACCACGGGCGCCGAGACGTGGAACAGTACGTGCTGGCCATCATGAACATT GTTGCCAAACTTTTCCAGGACTCAAGTCTGGGAAACATCGTTAATATCCTGGTGACACGCCTCATCCTGCTCACGGAGGACCAG CCAACCCTGGAGATCACCCACCATGCCGGGAAGTCCCTGGACAGCTTCTGCAAGTGGCAGAAATCCATCGTGAATCGCAGCGGCCATGGCAATGCCATTCCAGAGAACGGTGTGGCCAACCACGACACAGCAGTGCTCATCACGCG CTATGACATCTGCATCTATAGGAACAAGCCCTGTGGCACACTAG gcctggcccccgTGGGCGGCATGTGCGAGCGCGAGAGGAGCTGTAGCATCAACGAGGACATCGGTCTGGCCACTGCCTTCACCATCGCCCACGAGATCGGACACAC GTTTGGCATGAACCACGACGGTGTAGGGAACAGCTGTGGGGCCCGTGGCCAGGACCCGGCCAAGCTCATGGCCGCCCACATCACCATGAAGACCAACCCTTTTGTGTGGTCATCCTGCAGCCGCGACTACATCACCAGCTTTCTGGA CTCAGGCCTGGGGCTGTGCCTGAACAACCGGCCccccagacaggacttcgtgtACCCCACGGTGGCACCCGGCCAGGCCTACGACGCAGACGAACAGTGCCGCTTCCAACATGGAGTCAAATCGCGTCAGTGTAAATACGGG GAGGTCTGCAGCGAGCTGTGGTGTCTGAGCAAGAGCAACCGGTGCATCACCAACAGCATTCCTGCCGCCGAGGGCACGCTGTGCCAGACGCACACCATCGACAAGGGG TGGTGCTACAAGCGCGTGTGCGTCCCCTTCGGGTCGCGGCCGGAGGGCGTGGACGGGGCCTGGGGCCCGTGGACGCCGTGGGGCGACTGCAGCCGGACGTGCGGCGGCGGCGTGTCCTCCTCCAGCCGTCACTGCGACAGCCCCAG ACCAACAATCGGGGGCAAGTACTGCCTGGGTGAGAGACGGCGGCACCGCTCCTGCAACACCGAC GCCTGTTCTCAAGAAAGGCCTCATGGTCTGAAGCCAGAAACCCAGCCAGCACCCCAGCTCGCCCCAAACTCTCATGGGTCATCTGCTCCATCTCTGAA GACTGTCCCCCGGGCTCCCAGGACTTCCGGGAGATGCAATGCTCCGAATTTGACAGCATCCCTTTCCGTGGAAAATTCTACACGTGGAAGACATACCGAGGAG GCCTGCTCACTCACATGCCTGGCCGAAGGCTTCAACTTCTACACGGAGAGAGCGGCCGCCGTGGTGGACGGGACGCCCTGTCGCCCTGACACAGTGGACATTTGCGTCAGCGGCGAGTGCAAG cacGTGGGCTGCGACCGGGTCCTGGGCTCCGACCTGAGGGAGGACAAGTGTCGGGTTTGCGGTGGTGACGGCAGCGCCTGTGAAACCATTGAGGGGGTCTTCAGCCCAGCCTTGCCCGCAGCTG GATATGAGGAAGTCGTCTGGATTCCCAAAGGCTCCGTCCACATCTTCATCCAGGACCTGAACCTCTCCCTCAGTCACCTGG CCCTGAAGGGGGACCAGGAATCCCTGCTGCTGGAGGGGCTGCCTGGAaccccccagccccaccgcctGCCCCTGGCTGGGACCACCTTTCAGCTGCGGCAGGGGCCAGATCAGACGCAGAGCCTAGAAGCCCTGGGACCCATAAACGCATCTCTCATCGTCATG gtaCTGGCCCGGACAGAGCTGGCTGCCCTCCGCTACCGCTTCAACGCGCCCATTGCCCGAGACGCGCTGCCTCCCTACTCCTGGCACTATGCGCCCTGGACCAAGTGCTCAGCCCAGTGTGCCGGCG GCAGCCAGGTGCAGGCCGTGGAGTGCCGCAATCAGCTGGACAGCTCAGCGGTGGCCCCCCACCATTGCAGTGCCCACAGCAAGCTCCCCAAGAGGCAGCGCGCCTGCAACACGGAGCCTTGCCCGCCAGA cTGGGTTGTAGGGAACTGGTCCCGCTGCAGCCGCAGCTGCGATGGGGGGGTGCGCAGCCGCTCCGTGGTGTGCCAGCGCCGGGTGTCAGCCGCTGAGGAGAAGGCGCTGGATGACAGCGCGTGCCCGCAGCCGCGCCCACCGGTTCTGGAGGCCTGCCAAGGCCCCGCTTGCCCGCCGGAGTGGGCTGCCCTGGACTGGTCAGAG TGCACCCCCAGCTGCGGGCCAGGCCTGCGCCACCGCGTCGTCCTGTGCAAGAGCTCCGACCACCGCGCCACGCTGCCCCCTGCGCACTGCCCGCCCGCAGCCAAGCCGCCAGCCACCATGCGCTGCAACTTGCGCCGCTGTCCCCCGGCCCGCTGGGTGACAGGCGAGTGGAGCGAG TGTGGGATCGGGCAGCAACAGCGCGCGGTGCGCTGCTCCAGCCACACCGGCCAGCCGTCGCGCGAGTGCGCAGAGACTCTGCGGCCCCCGTCCACACAGCAGTGCGAAGCCAAGTGCGAGAGCGCGCCCCCCGGGGACGGCCCCGAAG AGTGCAAAGACGTGAACAAGGTCGCCTACTGCCCCCTGGTGCTCAAATTTCAGTTCTGCAGCAGAGCCTACTTCCGCCAGATGTGCTGCAAAACCTGCCACGGCCGCTAG
- the ADAMTS10 gene encoding A disintegrin and metalloproteinase with thrombospondin motifs 10 isoform X5, protein MKWCENTQAGGWHVEPGDAAQAVNRGGGAVGAAGSRGWRETCGHVASMAPAYQILRWALTLGLGLTFEVIHAFQSQDEFLSSLESYEIAFPTRVDHNGALLAFSPPTPRRQRRGTGPAPESRLYYKVAAPSTHFLLNLTRSPRLLAGHVSVEYWTREGLAWQRAARPHCLYAGHLQGQAGSSHVAISTCGGLHGLIVADEEEYLIEPLKGGPKGAQGPEDSGPHVVYKRSSLRHPHLDTACGVRDEKPWKGRPWWLRTLKPPPARPLGNETERGQPGLKRSVSRERYVETLVVADKMMVAYHGRRDVEQYVLAIMNIVAKLFQDSSLGNIVNILVTRLILLTEDQPTLEITHHAGKSLDSFCKWQKSIVNRSGHGNAIPENGVANHDTAVLITRYDICIYRNKPCGTLGLAPVGGMCERERSCSINEDIGLATAFTIAHEIGHTFGMNHDGVGNSCGARGQDPAKLMAAHITMKTNPFVWSSCSRDYITSFLDSGLGLCLNNRPPRQDFVYPTVAPGQAYDADEQCRFQHGVKSRQCKYGEVCSELWCLSKSNRCITNSIPAAEGTLCQTHTIDKGWCYKRVCVPFGSRPEGVDGAWGPWTPWGDCSRTCGGGVSSSSRHCDSPRPTIGGKYCLGERRRHRSCNTDDCPPGSQDFREMQCSEFDSIPFRGKFYTWKTYRGGGVKACSLTCLAEGFNFYTERAAAVVDGTPCRPDTVDICVSGECKHVGCDRVLGSDLREDKCRVCGGDGSACETIEGVFSPALPAAGYEEVVWIPKGSVHIFIQDLNLSLSHLALKGDQESLLLEGLPGTPQPHRLPLAGTTFQLRQGPDQTQSLEALGPINASLIVMVLARTELAALRYRFNAPIARDALPPYSWHYAPWTKCSAQCAGGSQVQAVECRNQLDSSAVAPHHCSAHSKLPKRQRACNTEPCPPDWVVGNWSRCSRSCDGGVRSRSVVCQRRVSAAEEKALDDSACPQPRPPVLEACQGPACPPEWAALDWSECTPSCGPGLRHRVVLCKSSDHRATLPPAHCPPAAKPPATMRCNLRRCPPARWVTGEWSECSAQCGIGQQQRAVRCSSHTGQPSRECAETLRPPSTQQCEAKCESAPPGDGPEECKDVNKVAYCPLVLKFQFCSRAYFRQMCCKTCHGR, encoded by the exons atgaaatggtgtGAAAACACTCAGGCCGGTGGCTGGCACGTA GAGCCCGGTGATGCTGCCCAGGCTGTGAACAGGGGAGGCGGTGCTGTGGGGGCTGCCGGCAGCCGGGGCTGGAGAGAGACATGTGGACACGTGGCCTCTATGGCTCCTGCCTACCAGATCCTCCGCTGGGCCCTTACCCTGGGGCTGGGCCTCACATTCGAAGTCATACACGCCTTCCAGTCTCAAG ATGAGTTCCTGTCCAGTCTGGAGAGCTATGAGATTGCGTTCCCCACGCGAGTGGACCACAATGGGGCCCTGCTGGCCTTCTCGCCCCCCACGCCCCGGAGGCAGCGTCGGGGCACAGGGCCAGCCCCAGAGTCCCGCCTCTACTACAAGGTGGCCGCACCCAGCACCCACTTCCTGCTGAACCTGACCCGCAGCCCCCGCCTTCTAGCAGGGCACGTCTCCGTGGAGTACTGGACACGGGAGGGCCTGGCCTGGCAGAGGGCTGCCCGGCCCCACTGCCTCTACGCCGGCCACCTGCAGGGTCAGGCTGGCAGCTCCCATGTGGCCATCAGCACCTGCGGGGGCCTG catgGCCTGATTGTGGCAGATGAAGAAGAATATTTGATCGAGCCCCTGAAAGGTGGGCCCAAaggggcccagggcccagaggACAGTGGCCCCCATGTGGTGTACAAGCGCTCCTCTCTGCGTCATCCCCACCTGGACACAGCCTGTGGAGTGAGAG ATGAGAAGCCATGGAAGGGGCGGCCGTGGTGGCTCCGTACCCTGAAGCCACCCCCCGCCAGGCCCCTGGGGAATGAGACAGAGCGTGGCCAGCCAGGCCTGAAGCGCTCCGTCAGCCGCGAGCGCTATGTGGAGACCCTGGTGGTGGCTGACAAGATGATGGTGGCCTACCACGGGCGCCGAGACGTGGAACAGTACGTGCTGGCCATCATGAACATT GTTGCCAAACTTTTCCAGGACTCAAGTCTGGGAAACATCGTTAATATCCTGGTGACACGCCTCATCCTGCTCACGGAGGACCAG CCAACCCTGGAGATCACCCACCATGCCGGGAAGTCCCTGGACAGCTTCTGCAAGTGGCAGAAATCCATCGTGAATCGCAGCGGCCATGGCAATGCCATTCCAGAGAACGGTGTGGCCAACCACGACACAGCAGTGCTCATCACGCG CTATGACATCTGCATCTATAGGAACAAGCCCTGTGGCACACTAG gcctggcccccgTGGGCGGCATGTGCGAGCGCGAGAGGAGCTGTAGCATCAACGAGGACATCGGTCTGGCCACTGCCTTCACCATCGCCCACGAGATCGGACACAC GTTTGGCATGAACCACGACGGTGTAGGGAACAGCTGTGGGGCCCGTGGCCAGGACCCGGCCAAGCTCATGGCCGCCCACATCACCATGAAGACCAACCCTTTTGTGTGGTCATCCTGCAGCCGCGACTACATCACCAGCTTTCTGGA CTCAGGCCTGGGGCTGTGCCTGAACAACCGGCCccccagacaggacttcgtgtACCCCACGGTGGCACCCGGCCAGGCCTACGACGCAGACGAACAGTGCCGCTTCCAACATGGAGTCAAATCGCGTCAGTGTAAATACGGG GAGGTCTGCAGCGAGCTGTGGTGTCTGAGCAAGAGCAACCGGTGCATCACCAACAGCATTCCTGCCGCCGAGGGCACGCTGTGCCAGACGCACACCATCGACAAGGGG TGGTGCTACAAGCGCGTGTGCGTCCCCTTCGGGTCGCGGCCGGAGGGCGTGGACGGGGCCTGGGGCCCGTGGACGCCGTGGGGCGACTGCAGCCGGACGTGCGGCGGCGGCGTGTCCTCCTCCAGCCGTCACTGCGACAGCCCCAG ACCAACAATCGGGGGCAAGTACTGCCTGGGTGAGAGACGGCGGCACCGCTCCTGCAACACCGAC GACTGTCCCCCGGGCTCCCAGGACTTCCGGGAGATGCAATGCTCCGAATTTGACAGCATCCCTTTCCGTGGAAAATTCTACACGTGGAAGACATACCGAGGAG GGGGCGTGAAGGCCTGCTCACTCACATGCCTGGCCGAAGGCTTCAACTTCTACACGGAGAGAGCGGCCGCCGTGGTGGACGGGACGCCCTGTCGCCCTGACACAGTGGACATTTGCGTCAGCGGCGAGTGCAAG cacGTGGGCTGCGACCGGGTCCTGGGCTCCGACCTGAGGGAGGACAAGTGTCGGGTTTGCGGTGGTGACGGCAGCGCCTGTGAAACCATTGAGGGGGTCTTCAGCCCAGCCTTGCCCGCAGCTG GATATGAGGAAGTCGTCTGGATTCCCAAAGGCTCCGTCCACATCTTCATCCAGGACCTGAACCTCTCCCTCAGTCACCTGG CCCTGAAGGGGGACCAGGAATCCCTGCTGCTGGAGGGGCTGCCTGGAaccccccagccccaccgcctGCCCCTGGCTGGGACCACCTTTCAGCTGCGGCAGGGGCCAGATCAGACGCAGAGCCTAGAAGCCCTGGGACCCATAAACGCATCTCTCATCGTCATG gtaCTGGCCCGGACAGAGCTGGCTGCCCTCCGCTACCGCTTCAACGCGCCCATTGCCCGAGACGCGCTGCCTCCCTACTCCTGGCACTATGCGCCCTGGACCAAGTGCTCAGCCCAGTGTGCCGGCG GCAGCCAGGTGCAGGCCGTGGAGTGCCGCAATCAGCTGGACAGCTCAGCGGTGGCCCCCCACCATTGCAGTGCCCACAGCAAGCTCCCCAAGAGGCAGCGCGCCTGCAACACGGAGCCTTGCCCGCCAGA cTGGGTTGTAGGGAACTGGTCCCGCTGCAGCCGCAGCTGCGATGGGGGGGTGCGCAGCCGCTCCGTGGTGTGCCAGCGCCGGGTGTCAGCCGCTGAGGAGAAGGCGCTGGATGACAGCGCGTGCCCGCAGCCGCGCCCACCGGTTCTGGAGGCCTGCCAAGGCCCCGCTTGCCCGCCGGAGTGGGCTGCCCTGGACTGGTCAGAG TGCACCCCCAGCTGCGGGCCAGGCCTGCGCCACCGCGTCGTCCTGTGCAAGAGCTCCGACCACCGCGCCACGCTGCCCCCTGCGCACTGCCCGCCCGCAGCCAAGCCGCCAGCCACCATGCGCTGCAACTTGCGCCGCTGTCCCCCGGCCCGCTGGGTGACAGGCGAGTGGAGCGAG TGCTCCGCACAGTGTGGGATCGGGCAGCAACAGCGCGCGGTGCGCTGCTCCAGCCACACCGGCCAGCCGTCGCGCGAGTGCGCAGAGACTCTGCGGCCCCCGTCCACACAGCAGTGCGAAGCCAAGTGCGAGAGCGCGCCCCCCGGGGACGGCCCCGAAG AGTGCAAAGACGTGAACAAGGTCGCCTACTGCCCCCTGGTGCTCAAATTTCAGTTCTGCAGCAGAGCCTACTTCCGCCAGATGTGCTGCAAAACCTGCCACGGCCGCTAG
- the ADAMTS10 gene encoding A disintegrin and metalloproteinase with thrombospondin motifs 10 isoform X1 has translation MKWCENTQAGGWHVEPGDAAQAVNRGGGAVGAAGSRGWRETCGHVASMAPAYQILRWALTLGLGLTFEVIHAFQSQDEFLSSLESYEIAFPTRVDHNGALLAFSPPTPRRQRRGTGPAPESRLYYKVAAPSTHFLLNLTRSPRLLAGHVSVEYWTREGLAWQRAARPHCLYAGHLQGQAGSSHVAISTCGGLHGLIVADEEEYLIEPLKGGPKGAQGPEDSGPHVVYKRSSLRHPHLDTACGVRDEKPWKGRPWWLRTLKPPPARPLGNETERGQPGLKRSVSRERYVETLVVADKMMVAYHGRRDVEQYVLAIMNIVAKLFQDSSLGNIVNILVTRLILLTEDQPTLEITHHAGKSLDSFCKWQKSIVNRSGHGNAIPENGVANHDTAVLITRYDICIYRNKPCGTLGLAPVGGMCERERSCSINEDIGLATAFTIAHEIGHTFGMNHDGVGNSCGARGQDPAKLMAAHITMKTNPFVWSSCSRDYITSFLDSGLGLCLNNRPPRQDFVYPTVAPGQAYDADEQCRFQHGVKSRQCKYGEVCSELWCLSKSNRCITNSIPAAEGTLCQTHTIDKGWCYKRVCVPFGSRPEGVDGAWGPWTPWGDCSRTCGGGVSSSSRHCDSPRPTIGGKYCLGERRRHRSCNTDACSQERPHGLKPETQPAPQLAPNSHGSSAPSLKTVPRAPRTSGRCNAPNLTASLSVENSTRGRHTEEACSLTCLAEGFNFYTERAAAVVDGTPCRPDTVDICVSGECKHVGCDRVLGSDLREDKCRVCGGDGSACETIEGVFSPALPAAGYEEVVWIPKGSVHIFIQDLNLSLSHLALKGDQESLLLEGLPGTPQPHRLPLAGTTFQLRQGPDQTQSLEALGPINASLIVMVLARTELAALRYRFNAPIARDALPPYSWHYAPWTKCSAQCAGGSQVQAVECRNQLDSSAVAPHHCSAHSKLPKRQRACNTEPCPPDWVVGNWSRCSRSCDGGVRSRSVVCQRRVSAAEEKALDDSACPQPRPPVLEACQGPACPPEWAALDWSECTPSCGPGLRHRVVLCKSSDHRATLPPAHCPPAAKPPATMRCNLRRCPPARWVTGEWSECSAQCGIGQQQRAVRCSSHTGQPSRECAETLRPPSTQQCEAKCESAPPGDGPEECKDVNKVAYCPLVLKFQFCSRAYFRQMCCKTCHGR, from the exons atgaaatggtgtGAAAACACTCAGGCCGGTGGCTGGCACGTA GAGCCCGGTGATGCTGCCCAGGCTGTGAACAGGGGAGGCGGTGCTGTGGGGGCTGCCGGCAGCCGGGGCTGGAGAGAGACATGTGGACACGTGGCCTCTATGGCTCCTGCCTACCAGATCCTCCGCTGGGCCCTTACCCTGGGGCTGGGCCTCACATTCGAAGTCATACACGCCTTCCAGTCTCAAG ATGAGTTCCTGTCCAGTCTGGAGAGCTATGAGATTGCGTTCCCCACGCGAGTGGACCACAATGGGGCCCTGCTGGCCTTCTCGCCCCCCACGCCCCGGAGGCAGCGTCGGGGCACAGGGCCAGCCCCAGAGTCCCGCCTCTACTACAAGGTGGCCGCACCCAGCACCCACTTCCTGCTGAACCTGACCCGCAGCCCCCGCCTTCTAGCAGGGCACGTCTCCGTGGAGTACTGGACACGGGAGGGCCTGGCCTGGCAGAGGGCTGCCCGGCCCCACTGCCTCTACGCCGGCCACCTGCAGGGTCAGGCTGGCAGCTCCCATGTGGCCATCAGCACCTGCGGGGGCCTG catgGCCTGATTGTGGCAGATGAAGAAGAATATTTGATCGAGCCCCTGAAAGGTGGGCCCAAaggggcccagggcccagaggACAGTGGCCCCCATGTGGTGTACAAGCGCTCCTCTCTGCGTCATCCCCACCTGGACACAGCCTGTGGAGTGAGAG ATGAGAAGCCATGGAAGGGGCGGCCGTGGTGGCTCCGTACCCTGAAGCCACCCCCCGCCAGGCCCCTGGGGAATGAGACAGAGCGTGGCCAGCCAGGCCTGAAGCGCTCCGTCAGCCGCGAGCGCTATGTGGAGACCCTGGTGGTGGCTGACAAGATGATGGTGGCCTACCACGGGCGCCGAGACGTGGAACAGTACGTGCTGGCCATCATGAACATT GTTGCCAAACTTTTCCAGGACTCAAGTCTGGGAAACATCGTTAATATCCTGGTGACACGCCTCATCCTGCTCACGGAGGACCAG CCAACCCTGGAGATCACCCACCATGCCGGGAAGTCCCTGGACAGCTTCTGCAAGTGGCAGAAATCCATCGTGAATCGCAGCGGCCATGGCAATGCCATTCCAGAGAACGGTGTGGCCAACCACGACACAGCAGTGCTCATCACGCG CTATGACATCTGCATCTATAGGAACAAGCCCTGTGGCACACTAG gcctggcccccgTGGGCGGCATGTGCGAGCGCGAGAGGAGCTGTAGCATCAACGAGGACATCGGTCTGGCCACTGCCTTCACCATCGCCCACGAGATCGGACACAC GTTTGGCATGAACCACGACGGTGTAGGGAACAGCTGTGGGGCCCGTGGCCAGGACCCGGCCAAGCTCATGGCCGCCCACATCACCATGAAGACCAACCCTTTTGTGTGGTCATCCTGCAGCCGCGACTACATCACCAGCTTTCTGGA CTCAGGCCTGGGGCTGTGCCTGAACAACCGGCCccccagacaggacttcgtgtACCCCACGGTGGCACCCGGCCAGGCCTACGACGCAGACGAACAGTGCCGCTTCCAACATGGAGTCAAATCGCGTCAGTGTAAATACGGG GAGGTCTGCAGCGAGCTGTGGTGTCTGAGCAAGAGCAACCGGTGCATCACCAACAGCATTCCTGCCGCCGAGGGCACGCTGTGCCAGACGCACACCATCGACAAGGGG TGGTGCTACAAGCGCGTGTGCGTCCCCTTCGGGTCGCGGCCGGAGGGCGTGGACGGGGCCTGGGGCCCGTGGACGCCGTGGGGCGACTGCAGCCGGACGTGCGGCGGCGGCGTGTCCTCCTCCAGCCGTCACTGCGACAGCCCCAG ACCAACAATCGGGGGCAAGTACTGCCTGGGTGAGAGACGGCGGCACCGCTCCTGCAACACCGAC GCCTGTTCTCAAGAAAGGCCTCATGGTCTGAAGCCAGAAACCCAGCCAGCACCCCAGCTCGCCCCAAACTCTCATGGGTCATCTGCTCCATCTCTGAA GACTGTCCCCCGGGCTCCCAGGACTTCCGGGAGATGCAATGCTCCGAATTTGACAGCATCCCTTTCCGTGGAAAATTCTACACGTGGAAGACATACCGAGGAG GCCTGCTCACTCACATGCCTGGCCGAAGGCTTCAACTTCTACACGGAGAGAGCGGCCGCCGTGGTGGACGGGACGCCCTGTCGCCCTGACACAGTGGACATTTGCGTCAGCGGCGAGTGCAAG cacGTGGGCTGCGACCGGGTCCTGGGCTCCGACCTGAGGGAGGACAAGTGTCGGGTTTGCGGTGGTGACGGCAGCGCCTGTGAAACCATTGAGGGGGTCTTCAGCCCAGCCTTGCCCGCAGCTG GATATGAGGAAGTCGTCTGGATTCCCAAAGGCTCCGTCCACATCTTCATCCAGGACCTGAACCTCTCCCTCAGTCACCTGG CCCTGAAGGGGGACCAGGAATCCCTGCTGCTGGAGGGGCTGCCTGGAaccccccagccccaccgcctGCCCCTGGCTGGGACCACCTTTCAGCTGCGGCAGGGGCCAGATCAGACGCAGAGCCTAGAAGCCCTGGGACCCATAAACGCATCTCTCATCGTCATG gtaCTGGCCCGGACAGAGCTGGCTGCCCTCCGCTACCGCTTCAACGCGCCCATTGCCCGAGACGCGCTGCCTCCCTACTCCTGGCACTATGCGCCCTGGACCAAGTGCTCAGCCCAGTGTGCCGGCG GCAGCCAGGTGCAGGCCGTGGAGTGCCGCAATCAGCTGGACAGCTCAGCGGTGGCCCCCCACCATTGCAGTGCCCACAGCAAGCTCCCCAAGAGGCAGCGCGCCTGCAACACGGAGCCTTGCCCGCCAGA cTGGGTTGTAGGGAACTGGTCCCGCTGCAGCCGCAGCTGCGATGGGGGGGTGCGCAGCCGCTCCGTGGTGTGCCAGCGCCGGGTGTCAGCCGCTGAGGAGAAGGCGCTGGATGACAGCGCGTGCCCGCAGCCGCGCCCACCGGTTCTGGAGGCCTGCCAAGGCCCCGCTTGCCCGCCGGAGTGGGCTGCCCTGGACTGGTCAGAG TGCACCCCCAGCTGCGGGCCAGGCCTGCGCCACCGCGTCGTCCTGTGCAAGAGCTCCGACCACCGCGCCACGCTGCCCCCTGCGCACTGCCCGCCCGCAGCCAAGCCGCCAGCCACCATGCGCTGCAACTTGCGCCGCTGTCCCCCGGCCCGCTGGGTGACAGGCGAGTGGAGCGAG TGCTCCGCACAGTGTGGGATCGGGCAGCAACAGCGCGCGGTGCGCTGCTCCAGCCACACCGGCCAGCCGTCGCGCGAGTGCGCAGAGACTCTGCGGCCCCCGTCCACACAGCAGTGCGAAGCCAAGTGCGAGAGCGCGCCCCCCGGGGACGGCCCCGAAG AGTGCAAAGACGTGAACAAGGTCGCCTACTGCCCCCTGGTGCTCAAATTTCAGTTCTGCAGCAGAGCCTACTTCCGCCAGATGTGCTGCAAAACCTGCCACGGCCGCTAG